The following proteins are encoded in a genomic region of Synechococcus sp. CBW1002:
- the clpS gene encoding ATP-dependent Clp protease adapter ClpS encodes MTRATVTTPGTATRSATLLERAPYPEARVVVLDDDINTFQHVVECLVRHIPGMLTDRAWDLAHRIDGEGSAVVWTGPLEQAELYHQLLAAEGLTMAPLQRD; translated from the coding sequence CTGACCCGTGCCACCGTCACGACTCCCGGCACGGCAACACGATCAGCCACGCTGCTGGAGCGGGCTCCCTACCCCGAAGCGCGGGTGGTTGTGCTCGACGACGACATCAATACCTTCCAGCACGTGGTGGAGTGCCTGGTGCGTCACATTCCCGGCATGCTCACCGATCGAGCCTGGGACCTGGCGCACCGGATCGACGGTGAGGGTTCGGCGGTGGTCTGGACTGGTCCCCTGGAGCAGGCGGAGCTCTACCACCAGCTGCTCGCCGCCGAGGGCCTCACCATGGCCCCATTGCAACGGGACTGA
- a CDS encoding ISAs1 family transposase, which yields MLLTVKSNQKTLYRQIGCQFQGKRHIPFTATDHEKRHGRDTVWELRAREAPEHIKANWPGSAWIVEVITGTLTRKGKRKIRHHLFLTSVRTTPQALLRLIRQRWSIENEWHWARDVQLGEDAHRYANRIGAPVFAFLRTIVMNLLRRGGYRSIRQGLRELAYDIKGMLALGGVASRGSLG from the coding sequence GTGCTCCTGACCGTCAAATCGAACCAGAAGACCCTCTACCGCCAGATCGGCTGCCAGTTCCAGGGAAAGCGTCACATCCCTTTCACTGCAACAGATCACGAGAAGCGCCACGGGCGCGACACCGTCTGGGAACTGCGAGCCAGAGAGGCACCGGAGCACATCAAAGCCAACTGGCCCGGCAGCGCCTGGATCGTTGAGGTGATCACAGGCACCCTCACCCGCAAGGGCAAGCGCAAGATCAGGCACCACCTGTTCCTCACCAGCGTGCGCACCACGCCACAAGCCCTGCTGCGCCTGATCCGTCAGCGCTGGAGCATTGAGAACGAATGGCACTGGGCCCGTGACGTCCAGCTGGGTGAGGACGCTCATCGCTACGCCAACCGGATCGGGGCCCCGGTGTTCGCCTTCCTGCGAACCATCGTGATGAACTTGCTGCGGCGGGGCGGCTACCGCTCGATCCGCCAAGGCCTGCGGGAGTTGGCCTACGACATCAAGGGAATGCTGGCACTTGGCGGCGTGGCCAGCCGAGGGAGCTTGGGCTGA
- a CDS encoding IS3 family transposase, protein MRKLVDHDHPELSISRQCALLGLPRSTLYYRPTPVRVSTLRIMARIDALYLEDPCSGSRRMVDYLAQDGIPISRDRVRNLMRRMGLRAIYQKPRTTVPGDPSVRFPCLVDLTQVTSVDQVWATDITYIPLQKGFLYLVAIMDLHSRHVLSWRLSNSLDTKFCLEALEMALGGGRRPEIFHSDQGCQFTSADFVARLKGERIQISWSGRKRCYDNILVERLWRTVKYEEVYLRAYSDGWDAEISLARFLWRYCHVRPHSSLGGKTPHAVYTEAEPCSTRPGLTMSGAGTVQ, encoded by the coding sequence CTGCGCAAGCTGGTCGATCACGACCACCCCGAGCTCAGCATCAGCAGGCAGTGTGCGCTGCTGGGGCTGCCTCGATCCACGCTGTACTACCGGCCGACACCGGTCCGTGTATCGACGCTGCGGATCATGGCCAGGATCGATGCTCTCTACCTGGAGGATCCCTGCAGCGGCAGCCGCCGGATGGTGGACTATCTGGCCCAAGATGGTATCCCGATCAGCCGAGATCGAGTGCGAAACCTCATGCGGCGCATGGGATTACGGGCGATCTACCAGAAGCCCCGGACGACGGTTCCAGGTGATCCGTCCGTGCGGTTCCCCTGCCTGGTGGACCTCACGCAGGTCACGTCGGTGGATCAGGTCTGGGCGACCGACATCACCTACATCCCTCTGCAGAAAGGGTTCCTCTATCTGGTGGCGATCATGGATCTCCATTCCAGGCATGTGCTCAGCTGGAGGCTCTCCAACAGCCTTGACACGAAGTTCTGTCTGGAGGCCCTGGAGATGGCCTTGGGAGGCGGCCGTAGGCCAGAGATCTTCCACTCCGATCAAGGCTGTCAGTTCACGTCCGCTGACTTTGTGGCCAGACTCAAAGGGGAGCGGATCCAGATCAGCTGGTCCGGCAGAAAGCGGTGCTACGACAACATCCTTGTTGAACGGCTGTGGAGGACTGTCAAGTACGAGGAGGTCTACCTACGGGCATACAGCGATGGCTGGGACGCTGAAATCAGCCTGGCCCGCTTCCTGTGGCGGTATTGCCATGTAAGACCTCACAGTTCCCTTGGAGGCAAAACTCCCCACGCGGTCTACACTGAGGCCGAACCATGTTCCACCCGTCCTGGGTTAACGATGTCAGGGGCCGGAACTGTCCAATAA
- a CDS encoding transposase, whose product MSKRRTHSPEFKARVAMEAISGRKTIQEIAADHAIHPIQVSQWKRQLLDGASELFTRGKKTKDKEEGQAKEAELFQQIGRLQMELEWLKKKSQLL is encoded by the coding sequence ATGAGCAAGCGCCGCACCCACAGCCCCGAGTTCAAGGCCAGGGTCGCCATGGAGGCGATCAGTGGCCGCAAGACGATCCAGGAGATCGCCGCCGACCACGCCATCCACCCGATCCAGGTGAGCCAGTGGAAGCGGCAGCTCCTGGACGGTGCCAGCGAGCTCTTCACCCGAGGCAAGAAGACCAAGGACAAGGAGGAGGGGCAGGCCAAGGAGGCGGAGCTGTTCCAGCAGATCGGACGGCTGCAGATGGAGCTGGAGTGGCTCAAAAAAAAGTCTCAACTGCTCTGA
- the petN gene encoding cytochrome b6-f complex subunit PetN, whose translation MLITLGWASLAAIFSFSIAMVVWGRNGDGTLNF comes from the coding sequence ATGCTGATCACCCTGGGCTGGGCTTCGCTTGCTGCCATCTTCAGCTTCTCGATCGCCATGGTGGTGTGGGGCCGCAATGGCGACGGCACCTTGAATTTCTGA
- the clpP gene encoding ATP-dependent Clp endopeptidase proteolytic subunit ClpP, with product MIPIVIEESGRGERAFDIYSRLLRERIIFLGEPVTAESANRVVAQLLFLEAEDPDKDIFLYINSPGGSVYDGLGIFDTMQHIKPDVQTVCLGLAASMGAFLLCAGTKGKRSSLTHSRIMIHQPLGGARGQASDIRIQADEILYLKKKLNQELSDRTGQPLPRIEEDTDRDFFMSPAEAVDYGLIDKVIDKRPVRAL from the coding sequence ATGATCCCGATCGTGATCGAAGAGTCGGGACGGGGAGAGCGCGCCTTTGACATCTACTCGCGCCTGTTGCGCGAGCGGATCATCTTCCTTGGCGAACCCGTCACGGCCGAATCTGCCAACCGTGTGGTGGCCCAGCTTCTGTTCCTCGAAGCCGAGGACCCGGACAAGGACATTTTCCTCTACATCAACTCTCCAGGAGGTTCCGTCTACGATGGCCTCGGCATCTTCGACACGATGCAGCACATCAAACCAGATGTGCAGACCGTGTGTCTTGGCCTGGCGGCCTCGATGGGTGCGTTCCTGCTCTGCGCTGGCACCAAGGGCAAGCGCAGCAGCCTCACCCATTCCAGGATCATGATTCACCAGCCCCTGGGTGGTGCCCGCGGCCAGGCCAGTGACATCCGGATTCAGGCGGATGAAATTCTTTATCTCAAAAAGAAGCTCAACCAGGAGCTTTCCGATCGCACAGGCCAGCCCCTCCCCCGCATTGAGGAAGACACGGATCGCGATTTCTTCATGTCTCCAGCCGAGGCTGTCGACTATGGCCTGATCGACAAGGTCATTGACAAGCGCCCAGTCCGTGCCCTCTGA
- the ftsH gene encoding ATP-dependent zinc metalloprotease FtsH encodes MNQRWRLIALWLLPLAVAGFLAWQLLGSGVTSRLQPDGTAAAPRNTAVARMSYGRFLDYVDAGRVTAVDIFDGGRSAVIEAVDPDLDNRVQRLRVDLPGVAPELVNKLKEQGISFDIHPPKNAPPVLGLLGNLLFPLLLIGSLIFLARRSSGMPGGPGQAMQFGKTKARFAMEAETGVKFDDVAGVEEAKQDLQEVVTFLKTPERFTSVGAKIPKGVLLVGPPGTGKTLLAKAIAGEAGVPFFSLSGSEFVEMFVGVGASRVRDLFKRAKENSPCLIFIDEIDAVGRQRGAGIGGGNDEREQTLNQLLTEMDGFEGNSGIIIIAATNRADVLDSALMRPGRFDRQVQVDVPDIKGRLAVLKVHSRDKTLADDVSLETIARRTPGFSGADLANLLNEAAILTARRRKQATGLAEIDDAVDRVIAGMEGKPLTDGRSKRLIAYHEVGHALVGTLVKAHDPVQKVTLIPRGQAQGLTWFSPDEEQMLVSRAQLRARIMGALGGRAAEDVVFGHSEVTTGAGGDIQQVASIARQMVTRFGMSDLGQVSFEAGNQEVFLGRDLMTRNDGSDRLASKIDDAVRQIVQTAYAETVALVAQHRDCMDRVVELLIEKESLNGDEFRAIVSEFAQIPEKERFSPLLQSEALNQDSASSPGGIEPEPAVQA; translated from the coding sequence ATGAACCAGCGCTGGCGTCTGATCGCTCTCTGGCTGCTACCGCTGGCTGTGGCCGGCTTTCTCGCCTGGCAACTGCTTGGCAGCGGGGTCACTTCCCGGCTCCAGCCCGATGGCACCGCAGCGGCACCCCGAAACACGGCGGTGGCCCGCATGAGTTATGGGCGGTTTCTCGACTATGTCGATGCCGGTCGTGTGACGGCCGTCGACATTTTTGATGGAGGCCGCAGTGCCGTGATCGAAGCTGTTGACCCCGACCTTGACAACAGGGTTCAGCGCCTCAGGGTTGATCTGCCCGGGGTGGCACCTGAGCTGGTGAACAAGCTCAAGGAGCAAGGCATCAGCTTTGACATTCATCCTCCAAAGAATGCTCCTCCTGTTCTGGGCCTGCTCGGCAATCTGCTCTTTCCGCTCCTCCTGATCGGCTCGCTGATCTTCCTGGCCCGTCGCTCCTCGGGCATGCCTGGTGGTCCTGGCCAGGCGATGCAGTTCGGCAAGACCAAAGCCCGTTTCGCCATGGAAGCCGAAACCGGCGTCAAATTCGACGATGTGGCCGGTGTGGAAGAAGCCAAACAGGATCTCCAGGAGGTCGTGACCTTTCTGAAGACCCCTGAACGCTTCACCTCGGTCGGGGCCAAGATTCCCAAGGGTGTGCTTCTGGTGGGCCCTCCCGGCACCGGCAAAACTCTGCTCGCCAAGGCGATCGCTGGGGAGGCAGGCGTGCCGTTCTTCTCGCTTTCAGGATCCGAGTTCGTCGAGATGTTCGTTGGCGTCGGAGCCAGCCGTGTGCGTGACCTCTTCAAGCGCGCCAAGGAAAACAGTCCGTGTCTGATCTTTATCGACGAGATCGATGCGGTGGGTCGTCAGCGCGGCGCCGGCATCGGAGGCGGCAACGACGAGCGGGAGCAGACCCTCAACCAGCTGCTCACTGAGATGGACGGCTTTGAGGGGAACAGCGGCATCATCATCATCGCTGCCACCAACCGAGCGGATGTCCTCGATTCAGCCCTGATGCGACCGGGTCGCTTCGACCGTCAGGTTCAGGTGGATGTCCCTGACATCAAAGGTCGTCTCGCTGTGCTGAAGGTTCACAGCCGCGACAAAACCCTCGCCGATGATGTGAGTCTTGAGACCATTGCCCGCCGCACCCCCGGCTTCTCCGGCGCTGATCTCGCAAATCTGCTCAATGAGGCTGCCATCCTGACGGCCCGTCGCCGCAAACAGGCCACCGGCCTCGCCGAGATTGACGACGCTGTTGATCGGGTGATTGCCGGTATGGAGGGCAAACCACTCACCGATGGGCGCAGCAAACGGCTGATTGCCTACCACGAAGTTGGCCATGCCTTGGTGGGAACCCTTGTCAAAGCCCATGACCCTGTGCAGAAGGTCACCCTGATCCCTCGCGGTCAGGCCCAGGGGCTCACCTGGTTCTCTCCGGATGAGGAGCAGATGCTGGTAAGCAGGGCACAGCTGCGGGCCCGCATCATGGGGGCCCTGGGTGGTCGAGCCGCAGAGGATGTGGTGTTCGGCCACTCGGAGGTCACCACGGGAGCCGGTGGTGACATTCAGCAGGTGGCCTCCATCGCCCGCCAGATGGTGACCCGCTTCGGCATGAGTGATCTGGGCCAGGTGTCGTTTGAGGCCGGTAATCAGGAGGTATTCCTGGGCCGTGACCTGATGACCCGCAATGATGGCTCCGATCGGCTGGCCAGCAAGATCGATGACGCCGTTCGCCAGATCGTGCAGACGGCTTACGCCGAAACGGTGGCCTTGGTGGCCCAGCACCGAGACTGCATGGATCGAGTGGTTGAACTTCTGATCGAAAAAGAATCCCTCAATGGTGACGAGTTCCGTGCCATCGTTTCGGAATTTGCTCAGATTCCCGAGAAAGAGCGCTTCTCTCCACTGCTGCAGAGCGAGGCTCTAAACCAGGACAGCGCTTCTAGCCCTGGAGGTATTGAGCCGGAACCAGCTGTTCAGGCATGA
- a CDS encoding DUF1830 domain-containing protein, whose protein sequence is MSCGYRNTTERMVIVRCCGPDQFYLERVVFPFELLSFHCPPEGDVEIWTHGLGGPELLERLQGRELLIEQPFSPTTMNLTPAPTPWLQTG, encoded by the coding sequence ATGTCCTGTGGATATCGCAACACCACAGAGCGCATGGTGATCGTGCGCTGCTGTGGACCGGATCAGTTTTACCTGGAACGCGTGGTGTTCCCCTTTGAGCTGCTCAGCTTTCACTGCCCCCCCGAGGGCGACGTGGAAATCTGGACCCATGGGCTCGGGGGACCGGAACTTCTGGAGCGTCTTCAGGGTCGTGAACTGCTGATCGAACAGCCCTTCAGCCCAACCACCATGAACCTGACCCCCGCGCCCACCCCCTGGCTTCAGACCGGCTGA
- a CDS encoding APC family permease, whose protein sequence is MAVHPIPGSRNPGFNREFFAVPSPSESPPSQGSLLHILGASFGIAGAVGSSIGAGILRTPGLVAAQLGSAPLMLLVWLGGGIYSLFGALAVAELAAALPSAGGWYVYARRAAGDQAGFSVGWIDWLGQCAGLAWVAVTIGEYSAALLPWLPVGSKAIGLVVLLTFALVQLLGLAAGSLSQKLLSLAKAGAFLILIAACFWFAPHAASSAAPASAGPLADASLTPPQGRALAVGLVFALQAVITTYDGWHSPIYFAEEFSDPAAALPRSLVGGVLAVTGLYLLVNLALLQVLSLPELAGSRLPLADAARLLFGGGGAQLITVLALISCLGLINAVIMAAPRVLYGLARDGLFLNAVAGVSSAGTPLFALGITTLTAAALLLVGDFAILLGMAAFFYVLLYATGIAALFVLRWRDPELARPFRDWGYPFTAATVGITSLAFLVGEVVSDTRNSLLAVGLILLSWPLHQAFRRLSLRLAECIS, encoded by the coding sequence ATGGCGGTCCACCCCATTCCGGGTTCCCGGAACCCCGGATTCAACCGGGAGTTCTTCGCGGTGCCTTCTCCATCTGAGTCCCCCCCCAGCCAGGGCTCGTTGCTCCACATCCTCGGCGCCAGCTTTGGCATCGCCGGTGCTGTGGGTAGTTCGATCGGTGCCGGCATCCTGCGGACACCGGGCCTGGTGGCGGCCCAGCTGGGCAGTGCTCCCCTGATGCTGCTGGTCTGGCTGGGCGGTGGGATCTACTCCCTGTTCGGCGCCCTGGCGGTGGCTGAGCTGGCCGCAGCCTTGCCTTCGGCCGGTGGCTGGTACGTCTACGCCCGCCGTGCCGCCGGCGATCAGGCCGGCTTCTCGGTGGGCTGGATCGACTGGCTGGGTCAGTGCGCCGGTCTGGCCTGGGTGGCGGTCACGATCGGTGAATACAGCGCAGCGCTGTTGCCCTGGCTGCCAGTCGGCAGCAAGGCGATCGGCCTGGTGGTGTTGTTGACCTTCGCCCTGGTCCAGTTGCTTGGCCTGGCGGCGGGCAGCCTCAGCCAGAAGCTGCTGAGCCTTGCCAAGGCCGGGGCATTCCTGATCCTGATCGCCGCCTGTTTCTGGTTTGCACCACACGCGGCCAGCAGCGCAGCCCCGGCGTCCGCCGGGCCCCTGGCCGATGCCTCACTGACCCCGCCGCAGGGGCGAGCTCTGGCCGTGGGCCTTGTCTTTGCGCTTCAGGCGGTGATCACCACCTACGACGGCTGGCACAGCCCCATCTATTTCGCGGAGGAGTTCTCCGATCCCGCCGCTGCCCTGCCCCGATCCCTGGTCGGTGGCGTGCTGGCGGTGACCGGCCTCTACCTGCTCGTCAACCTGGCGCTGCTGCAGGTGCTGTCGCTGCCGGAGCTGGCCGGATCGCGGCTTCCCCTGGCCGATGCGGCCCGGCTGTTGTTCGGCGGCGGAGGGGCGCAACTGATCACGGTGCTGGCCTTGATCTCCTGTCTGGGCCTGATCAATGCCGTGATCATGGCGGCCCCGCGGGTGCTCTACGGCCTGGCTCGAGACGGACTTTTCCTCAATGCCGTGGCAGGGGTCAGCTCTGCAGGAACACCACTGTTCGCCCTCGGAATCACGACGCTGACGGCGGCGGCGCTGCTGCTGGTGGGCGACTTCGCCATCCTGCTGGGCATGGCCGCCTTCTTCTATGTGTTGCTCTATGCCACGGGGATCGCGGCCCTGTTCGTGCTGCGCTGGCGGGATCCAGAGCTGGCTCGGCCCTTTCGCGACTGGGGCTATCCCTTCACCGCAGCCACGGTGGGGATCACCTCCTTGGCCTTCCTGGTGGGGGAGGTTGTCTCCGATACGCGCAACAGCCTGCTGGCCGTGGGGTTGATCCTGCTCAGCTGGCCGTTGCATCAGGCGTTTCGGCGGCTCAGCCTTCGATTAGCTGAATGCATCAGCTGA
- a CDS encoding NAD(P)H-dependent oxidoreductase — MSLPPSELLQALNWRYATKVFDRSRRIDAQTWAALEQTLVLSPSSYGLQPWKFLVITDPGLRLQLRPHSWDQSQVTDCSHLVVFLRQQTIGAAELDRLIQRTSEVRGVPVEQLAFYREMMQKDLVDGPRSEQIERWASNQVYIALGTFMTASALLGVDTCPIEGFSPTDYDRILDLETSGYRSCVVCAAGYRQPDDKYARLAKVRYRGSSLIERL, encoded by the coding sequence ATGTCCCTGCCCCCGTCTGAGCTCCTGCAGGCCCTGAACTGGCGCTATGCCACAAAAGTCTTTGATCGGTCCCGCCGCATCGACGCCCAGACCTGGGCTGCTCTTGAGCAGACTCTGGTGCTGAGCCCGTCCAGCTACGGGCTGCAGCCCTGGAAATTCCTGGTGATCACAGATCCGGGCTTGCGCCTGCAGTTGCGCCCCCACTCCTGGGATCAGAGTCAGGTCACCGACTGCTCCCACCTTGTTGTGTTCCTGCGCCAGCAGACCATCGGAGCCGCGGAACTGGACCGACTGATTCAACGGACCAGCGAAGTGCGCGGCGTCCCGGTGGAACAGCTGGCGTTTTATCGAGAAATGATGCAGAAGGATCTGGTCGACGGGCCCCGCAGCGAGCAGATCGAACGCTGGGCCAGCAATCAGGTCTACATCGCCCTGGGAACCTTCATGACCGCCTCTGCCCTGCTGGGGGTGGACACCTGTCCGATCGAAGGCTTCAGCCCCACGGACTACGACCGCATCCTGGATCTGGAGACCAGTGGCTACCGCTCCTGTGTGGTCTGCGCGGCTGGCTATCGCCAGCCAGACGACAAGTACGCCAGGCTGGCCAAGGTGCGCTATCGCGGCAGCAGCCTGATCGAGCGACTCTGA
- a CDS encoding DUF2103 domain-containing protein, whose amino-acid sequence MGRVVITHSTYVEGLVPLLRQLARQPGIDTITPAVISRVRGRSPLLRLRVSTPITGGHKLVARRGSTAQEVFVVTSWSRERLQEALDSLTA is encoded by the coding sequence ATGGGCCGCGTGGTGATCACCCACAGCACCTATGTGGAAGGGCTGGTCCCGCTGCTGCGACAACTGGCCCGCCAGCCGGGCATCGACACGATCACCCCGGCGGTGATCAGCCGCGTACGGGGGCGAAGCCCTTTGCTGCGCCTGCGGGTCTCAACGCCGATCACGGGGGGGCACAAGCTGGTGGCCCGCCGCGGCAGCACGGCCCAGGAGGTGTTTGTGGTCACCAGCTGGAGTCGCGAACGTCTCCAGGAGGCCCTCGACAGCCTGACGGCCTGA
- a CDS encoding ISAs1 family transposase, with translation MPETRSTGVDQPAPDDLISFLKAIPDGRYRRGVRYPQWFLLLVAVLGILSGCRSSRDLEAFARRHREALNQALGLNFKRWPSDATFLYLFNKAHLQEFGQVLQAWMISQVPSGATGLDQLVCDGKTLRGSAVETEDGSHRFVAQVTVYARALGVALAQTTYDTHESSERAALKELLSSLDLDGVLIQADALHTTQAFFAGASPRGPTCS, from the coding sequence ATGCCCGAAACCCGCTCCACCGGAGTCGATCAGCCCGCACCGGATGACCTGATCAGCTTCCTCAAGGCCATCCCGGATGGGCGTTACCGCCGCGGGGTGCGTTACCCGCAGTGGTTCCTGCTGCTGGTGGCTGTGCTCGGGATCCTGAGCGGCTGCCGCAGCTCCCGTGATCTGGAGGCCTTTGCCCGGCGGCACCGTGAGGCACTCAACCAGGCGCTGGGCCTGAATTTCAAGCGCTGGCCCTCCGATGCCACCTTCCTCTACCTGTTCAACAAGGCCCACCTGCAGGAGTTTGGCCAGGTGCTGCAGGCCTGGATGATCAGCCAGGTCCCAAGCGGGGCAACGGGTCTGGATCAGCTGGTGTGTGATGGCAAGACCCTGCGCGGCTCTGCCGTGGAGACAGAAGACGGCAGTCACCGGTTTGTCGCCCAGGTCACGGTGTACGCCCGGGCCCTTGGCGTCGCCCTGGCCCAGACGACCTATGACACCCACGAATCCAGTGAGCGTGCGGCGCTGAAAGAGCTGCTCAGCAGCCTGGATCTCGATGGCGTGTTGATCCAGGCGGATGCCCTGCACACGACGCAGGCGTTTTTCGCTGGTGCCTCTCCCAGGGGGCCGACGTGCTCCTGA
- the psb29 gene encoding photosystem II biogenesis protein Psp29 — MSACLTVADSKRVFHRAFPHVIAPLYRRMVDELLVELHLLSRQKGFQADSLFAAGLMQVFDGFSKGYRPPEQRDRLLEALCTSSGFDATRLRELRDGAMAAMGEHSVDEVKQWIEQQGAGAPEPVATVLANVKRADFHYSRLMAVGLLSLLEKARGAESLDPQALRQSAHDVGEAMGLLRERLDKDLTLYTSNLEKMAQAVELMEETVAADRRRRERQAIATEQEREIASEVKGSDQGVPSAG, encoded by the coding sequence GTGAGCGCCTGCCTCACCGTCGCCGATAGCAAGCGCGTCTTTCATCGCGCCTTCCCCCATGTGATCGCACCCCTCTACCGGCGCATGGTGGACGAACTGCTGGTGGAGCTGCATCTGCTCAGCCGGCAGAAAGGATTTCAGGCCGATTCCCTGTTTGCCGCCGGGCTGATGCAGGTGTTTGACGGCTTCTCCAAGGGGTACCGGCCCCCTGAACAGCGCGACAGACTCCTGGAGGCCCTCTGCACCTCTTCGGGCTTCGACGCCACCCGCCTGCGCGAGCTCCGCGATGGCGCCATGGCCGCCATGGGCGAGCACAGTGTCGACGAGGTCAAGCAATGGATCGAACAGCAGGGTGCCGGAGCCCCCGAGCCGGTCGCCACGGTGCTGGCCAATGTGAAGCGTGCCGATTTCCATTACTCCCGCCTGATGGCCGTCGGTCTGCTGAGCCTGCTGGAGAAGGCTCGCGGAGCCGAGTCCCTGGATCCCCAGGCCCTGCGCCAGTCAGCCCACGATGTGGGAGAGGCCATGGGCCTCTTGCGTGAGCGCCTCGACAAGGACCTGACGCTCTACACCAGCAACCTCGAAAAGATGGCCCAGGCGGTCGAGCTGATGGAGGAGACCGTCGCTGCCGATCGGCGTCGCCGTGAACGCCAGGCAATCGCCACGGAGCAGGAGCGAGAGATCGCCAGTGAGGTCAAGGGTTCAGATCAAGGTGTCCCGTCAGCAGGCTGA
- a CDS encoding tyrosine-type recombinase/integrase has translation MASVFTRPKRTGFYSRIAVPRDLWPSYSTRSIVRKLTATSRRAAEIEARSIQVDFDRSFQEERSQSPLDAPGNDLKHLLRVIQADPAEEHSQDDLDTADELVIQQLNIHTDGSLSPEEDRLWAQHQAWKEGHQPYTIWIERRAETEGTRLTTQRNWHTYLGRLAKWAGTDYLSGLTRRDAIEFKEWLLKQTNEKTGKPNSPGYHKNHFKVYGAFWRWADDHQQVSDPTIWANLGRSIKEHHHDRILPDFAEADELAAEDLLYNIQRFTGCRGSEAAGLRGCDLDLEGRTIHFTEWKEGEMVRHLKGKSKDRRTVPMHSKIYSLLLKLYPGGLPNGSLFPKQYKPSEETWGDTYKEGVLRRYGIHSHDLRRRVVTQLSLSSSPFILYALTRHQIPGMSTGLPKSVISPSSLGWPRRQVPAFP, from the coding sequence ATGGCAAGCGTGTTCACCCGCCCCAAGAGAACCGGCTTTTACTCTCGGATCGCTGTACCTCGGGACCTCTGGCCCAGCTACTCGACTCGCTCCATCGTCAGGAAGCTGACCGCCACGAGCAGACGAGCCGCAGAGATTGAAGCTCGCAGCATCCAGGTCGACTTCGACAGAAGCTTCCAGGAGGAACGCTCCCAGAGCCCTCTGGATGCCCCAGGAAACGACCTCAAGCACCTTCTGCGTGTCATCCAGGCTGATCCAGCCGAAGAACATTCACAGGATGATCTGGACACCGCTGACGAACTGGTCATCCAGCAGCTGAACATCCACACCGATGGATCGCTCAGTCCCGAGGAGGATCGGCTGTGGGCTCAGCACCAAGCCTGGAAGGAGGGCCACCAGCCATACACGATTTGGATCGAGAGACGAGCCGAGACGGAAGGGACACGCCTTACGACCCAACGAAACTGGCACACCTACCTAGGACGGCTTGCAAAGTGGGCGGGCACCGATTACCTGAGCGGTCTCACCAGAAGGGATGCGATCGAGTTCAAGGAATGGCTGCTCAAACAAACGAACGAGAAAACAGGAAAGCCGAATTCACCCGGTTACCACAAGAACCACTTCAAGGTCTACGGAGCCTTCTGGCGATGGGCGGATGACCATCAACAAGTCTCAGATCCCACTATCTGGGCCAATCTCGGGCGAAGCATCAAGGAGCATCATCACGATCGAATTCTCCCCGACTTCGCAGAAGCTGACGAGCTTGCCGCTGAAGACCTCCTCTACAACATCCAACGCTTCACTGGCTGCCGTGGTAGCGAAGCAGCAGGGCTACGGGGTTGTGACTTGGATCTTGAGGGTAGAACGATCCACTTCACCGAATGGAAAGAGGGGGAAATGGTCCGTCACCTCAAAGGCAAATCGAAGGACCGTCGAACCGTACCAATGCACTCAAAGATTTACTCACTGCTACTGAAGCTGTATCCAGGCGGCCTGCCAAATGGATCGCTGTTCCCCAAGCAGTACAAGCCCAGTGAAGAGACATGGGGCGACACCTACAAAGAAGGCGTCCTGAGAAGGTATGGCATTCATAGCCACGATCTACGCAGACGAGTCGTTACTCAGCTTTCCTTGTCCTCATCACCCTTTATACTCTATGCTCTTACGCGCCATCAGATCCCTGGCATGAGCACAGGGCTGCCTAAAAGTGTGATCAGCCCAAGCTCCCTCGGCTGGCCACGCCGCCAAGTGCCAGCATTCCCTTGA